Proteins found in one Oncorhynchus mykiss isolate Arlee chromosome 17, USDA_OmykA_1.1, whole genome shotgun sequence genomic segment:
- the LOC110493559 gene encoding small ubiquitin-related modifier 2, with the protein MADEKPKEGVKTENNDHINLKVAGQDGSVVQFKIKRHTPLSKLMKAYCERQGLTIRQIRFRFDGQPINETDTPAQLEMEDEDTIDVFQQQTGGFLH; encoded by the exons ATGGCAGACGAAAAACCCAAG gAAGGAGTAAAGACGGAGAACAATGACCACATCAACTTGAAGGTGGCAGGACAAGACGGCTCAGTGGTGCAGTTCAAGAtcaaaaggcacacacctctcaGCAAACTCATGAAAGCATATTGCGAAAGACAG GGCCTGACGATTAGGCAAATCCGGTTCCGGTTTGATGGTCAACCCATCAACGAGACAGACACACCAGCACAA TTGGAAATGGAAGATGAAGACACAATCGATGTGTTCCAGCAGCAAACGGGAGGTTTTCTTCACTAG
- the hn1 gene encoding hematological and neurological expressed 1 (The RefSeq protein has 1 substitution compared to this genomic sequence) codes for MTTTTIYSGMEAGAKSSSRVLRPPGGASNISFGNDEEKPPNRKNKMASNIFAEPDDPHAHRRSNPPGGKPTGVLCGEPSAPLRRCAAQSSSNNHEDSNAGTGDNDVGNADNAVEVEVIPAPEQRNEASQPATAASQPAAGMTSGRRNPPGGKSSLILG; via the exons ATGACGACGacaactatatattcaggcatGGAAGCCGGAGCAAAAAGCAGCTCCAG GGTCCTGCGCCCCCCTGGAGGAGCCTCCAACATCTCTTTTGGCAATGATGAGGAAAAGCCCCCCAATCGCAAAAACAAGATGGCCTCCAACATCTTCGCTGAACCAGATGACCCACACGCTCATCGGAGGAACAACCCACCTG GTGGGAAGCCCACCGGAGTGCTGTGTGGAGAGCCCTCAGCCCCACTGAGGAGATGTGCTGCCCAATCTTCCTCCAACAACCACGAGGACTCCAACGCCGGG ACTGGAGACAATGATGTGGGTAATGCTG ATAACGCTGTGGAGGTTGAGGTCATTCCTGCCCCAGAGCAGAGGAATGAGGCCTCCCAGCCCGCCACGGCAGCCTCCCAGCCCGCCGCTGGGATGACATCAGGCCGCAGGAACCCCCCAGGGGGAAAGTCCAGCCTAATCCTCGGTTGa